From the Carassius carassius chromosome 45, fCarCar2.1, whole genome shotgun sequence genome, one window contains:
- the LOC132126917 gene encoding trace amine-associated receptor 13c-like yields MAKEIKNRETQYCFPAINSSCIKGKRSNFEHNIIYLFVLLLSAWTVFLNLLLIISISHFKKLHTPTNLIILSLAVLVGLFVIPIEGIKQIETCWYFGDTYFGLYVIIARLLLIMSLSNLVLIAVDRYMAVCHPLMYPQKITTTKTLIGICLCWFCCSVYIVWFVISYGYFNMSDTTPCYGQCMVLITPAWRLTDLIVSLLLPCTVIITAYLRIFYVVQRQVKVINSQMNCVKCVIDISVRRKSETKAALTLGIIVTAYLLCWIPFFICSLTRKVSSTTLAFLTWTSYINSGLNPIVYALFYNWFKISIKNS; encoded by the coding sequence ATGGCTAAAGAGATAAAGAATCGTGAGACTCAATACTGCTTTCCTGCCATCAACTCATCATGCATCAAGGGAAAACGCTCCAATTTTGAACATAATATCATCTATTTGTTTGTATTATTGCTTTCAGCCTGGACTGTGTTTCTGAACCTGCTGCTGATCATCTCCATCTCTCACTTCAAAAAGCTTCACACTCCAACTAACCTGATCATTCTTTCTCTGGCTGTGCTTGTTGGACTTTTTGTGATACCCATAGAGGGAATCAAACAAATTGAGACATGCTGGTACTTCGGAGACACTTACTTTGGACTGTATGTGATCATCGCTAGGTTGCTCCTTATTATGTCTCTTAGTAATTTGGTATTAATTGCTGTGGATCGCTATATGGCTGTGTGTCATCCTTTAATGTACCCACAGaaaataactacaactaaaactTTAATAGGCATCTGTCTCTGCTGGTTTTGCTGTTCAGTGTACATTGTTTGGTTTGTAATAAGTTACGGATATTTTAATATGTCAGACACAACACCGTGTTACGGCCAGTGTATGGTTTTGATTACACCTGCTTGGAGATTGACTGATTTAATAGTTTCTCTTTTACTTCCTTGTACTGTGATCATCACTGCATATTTGAGGATATTTTATGTTGTGCAAAGGCAAGTCAAAGTTATTAACTCTCAAATGAATTGTGTAAAATGTGTAATAGACATTTCAGTGAGGAGGAAATCTGAGACCAAAGCTGCTCTGACATTAGGAATCATTGTGACAGCTTATCTTCTTTGCTGGATTCCATTCTTCATCTGTTCTCTAACAAGAAAAGTATCCTCCACTACACTGGCATTTCTAACATGGACTTCCTATATAAACTCAGGTCTGAATCCTATTGTCTATGCTTTATTTTACAATTGGTttaaaatatcaattaaaaacTCGTAG
- the LOC132127023 gene encoding trace amine-associated receptor 13c-like, which yields MANETENHETQYCFPAINSSCIKGKRSSFEHNIIYMFVLLLSVWTVFLNLLVIISISHFKKLHTPTNLIILSLAVDDMLVGLFVIPIEGIKQIETCWYFGDTYCGLYVIIARLLLVISVSNLVLIAVDRYMAVCHPLLYPQKITTTKTLISICLCWFCCSVYVIWFVISNGYFNMSDTALCYGQCIVLMTQAWRFIDLIVSLLFPCTVIITAYLRIFYVVQRQVKVINSQMKGLKYLIDISLRRKSESKAALTLGIIVTAYLLCWIPFFICSLSKTVSFTTLTFLTWTIYINSGLNPIVYALFYHWFKISVKNILTLRIFRPASSLMDILTY from the coding sequence ATGGCTAATGAGACAGAGAATCATGAGACTCAGTACTGCTTTCCTGCAATCAACTCATCATGCATCAAGGGAAAACGCTCCAGTTTTGAACATAATATCATCTATATGTTTGTATTATTGCTGTCAGTCTGGACTGTGTTTCTGAACCTGCTGGTGATCATCTCCATCTCTCACTTCAAGAAGCTTCACACTCCAACCAACCTGATCATTCTCTCTCTGGCTGTGGATGACATGCTTGTTGGACTTTTTGTGATACCCATAGAGGGAATCAAGCAAATTGAGACATGCTGGTACTTCGGAGACACTTACTGTGGACTGTATGTGATCATCGCTAGGTTGCTCCTTGTTATATCTGTTAGTAATTTGGTATTAATTGCTGTGGATCGCTATATGGCTGTGTGTCACCCTTTACTGTACCCACAGAAAATCACTACAACTAAAACCTTAATAAGCATTTGTCTCTGCTGGTTTTGCTGTTCAGTGTACGTTATTTGGTTTGTAATCAGTAACGGATATTTTAATATGTCAGACACAGCATTGTGTTATGGCCAGTGTATTGTTTTGATGACACAGGCTTGGAGATTCATTGATTTAATAGTTTCTCTTTTATTTCCTTGTACTGTGATCATCACTGCATATTTGAGGATATTTTATGTTGTGCAAAGGCAAGTCAAAGTTATTAACTCTCAAATGAAgggtttaaaatatttaatagacATTTCACTGAGGAGGAAATCTGAGAGCAAAGCTGCTCTGACATTAGGAATCATTGTGACAGCTTATCTTCTTTGCTGGATTCCTTTCTTCATCTGTTCTCTATCAAAAACAGTCTCCTTCACTACACTGACATTTCTAACATGGACCATCTATATAAACTCAGGTCTGAATCCGATTGTCTATGCTTTATTTTACCACTGGTTTAAAATATCTGTTAAAAACATTCTAACTCTTAGAATTTTTCGGCCAGCATCCTCTCTGATGGACATTTTGACTTATTGA
- the LOC132126916 gene encoding trace amine-associated receptor 13c-like — translation MANETDNHETQYCFPAINSSCIKGKRSSFEHNIIYMFVLLLSVWTVFLNLLVIISISHFKKLHTPTNLIILSLAVADMLVGLFVIPIEGIKQIETCWYFGDTNCGLYVIIVRLLLIMSLSNLVLIAVDRYMAVCHPLLYPQKMTTTKTLISICLCWFCCSVYIVWFVISNGYFNMSDTTLCYGQCIVFITPAWRFIDLIVSLLFPCTVIITAYLRIFYVVQRQVKVINSQMKGLKCVIDISVRRKSESKAALTLGIIVTAYLLCWIPFFICSLTKTVSFTTLTFLTWTIYINSVLNPIVYALFYHWFKISVKNILTLRIFQPASSLIDILTDCH, via the coding sequence ATGGCTAATGAGACAGACAATCATGAGACTCAGTACTGCTTTCCTGCCATCAACTCATCATGCATCAAGGGAAAACGCTCCAGTTTTGAACATAATATCATCTATATGTTTGTATTATTGCTGTCAGTCTGGACTGTGTTTCTGAACCTGCTGGTGATCATCTCCATCTCTCATTTCAAGAAGCTTCACACTCCAACAAACCTGATCATTCTTTCTCTGGCTGTGGCCGACATGCTTGTTGGACTTTTTGTGATACCCATAGAGGGAATCAAGCAAATTGAGACATGCTGGTACTTTGGAGACACTAATTGTGGATTGTATGTGATCATCGTTAGGTTGCTCCTTATTATGTCTCTTAGTAATTTGGTATTAATTGCTGTGGATCGCTATATGGCTGTGTGTCACCCTTTACTGTATCCACAGAAAATGACTACAACTAAAACTTTAATAAGCATTTGTCTCTGCTGGTTTTGCTGTTCAGTGTACATTGTTTGGTTTGTAATCAGTAACGGATATTTTAATATGTCTGACACAACACTCTGTTACGGCCAGTGTATTGTTTTTATTACACCTGCTTGGAGATTTATTGATTTAATAGTTTCTCTTTTATTTCCTTGTACTGTGATCATCACTGCATATTTGAGGATATTTTATGTTGTGCAAAGGCAAGTCAAAGTTATTAACTCTCAAATGAAGGGTTTAAAATGTGTAATAGATATTTCAGTTAGGAGGAAATCTGAGAGCAAAGCTGCTCTGACATTAGGAATCATTGTGACAGCTTATCTTCTTTGCTGGATTCCGTTCTTCATCTGTTCTCTAACAAAAACAGTCTCCTTCACTACGCTGACATTTCTAACATGGACCATCTATATAAACTCAGTTCTGAATCCTATTGTCTATGCTTTATTTTACCACTGGTTTAAAATATCTGTTAAAAACATTCTAACTCTTAGAATTTTTCAGCCAGCATCCTCTCTGATTGACATTTTGACTGATTGTCATTAA
- the LOC132127798 gene encoding trace amine-associated receptor 13c-like, which yields MSIWGATHMENESIQFCFPNNNLSCTRNLKPGAEYIIVYIFISTISVFTVFLNLLVIISIAHFKQLHTPTNVLIFSLAVADLIVGLILTPVKGIRLIEPCWYFGEIFCSIFLILFCVVVTASLGNLIIISVDRYIAVNDPLRYPARVNINRAVLSIVVNWVFSCMYSFFILYESIAYPEKNDTYVGECVLFIKFGYIITDIIVTLVTPCCIIISLYMKICFIAKHQAEHINSLSDKKAKSEKKAARTLGIVVMVYLLCWTPYYIASLTLGQDTGDTLVINIMYWILCMNSCLNPLIYAMFYRWFRISAKYILTLKIFEPSSEYFNLFMQEK from the coding sequence ATGTCTATCTGGGGAGCGACACATATGGAAAATGAATCAATTCAATTTTGCTTTCCAAATAACAATTTGTCTTGTACCAGAAACTTAAAACCTGGAGCAGAGTACATTATTGTGTACATATTCATTTCTACAATATCAGTATTTACTGTGTTTCTGAACTTGTTGGTGATCATTTCCATCGCTCACTTCAAACAGCTCCACACTCCAACCAATGTGCTGATCTTCTCTCTGGCAGTGGCTGATCTGATCGTGGGACTGATTCTTACACCGGTAAAAGGCATCAGATTAATTGAGCCATGTTGGTACTTTGGAGAAATATTTTGTTcaatatttcttattcttttctgTGTGGTTGTTACCGCATCTCTtggtaatttgattattatatctgTGGATCGTTACATTGCTGTGAATGACCCTTTGCGATATCCAGCAAGAGTCAATATTAACAGAGCTGTTCTTTCTATTGTTGTAAACTGGGTATTTTCCTGcatgtattctttttttattttgtatgagtCTATAGCCTATCCAGAGAAAAATGATACATATGTTGGAGAATGTGTACTTTTTATTAAGTTCGGATATATCATAACTGATATCATAGTTACTTTAGTAACACCGTGTTGTATAATCATTTCTTTATATATGAAAATCTGCTTCATAGCAAAACATCAAGCTGAGCATATAAATTCACTTTCAGACAAAAAAGCCAAATCAGAAAAAAAGGCTGCAAGAACCTTAGGGATTGTTGTCATGGTTTATCTTCTTTGTTGGACACCATATTATATAGCTTCTCTTACGCTTGGGCAAGACACAGGTGACACTCTGgtaattaatataatgtattGGATTTTATGCATGAATTCATGCTTGAATCCACTTATTTATGCAATGTTTTATAGATGGTTTCGAATATCAGCAAAATACATTTTGACTCTGAAAATATTTGAACCTTCTTCAGAATACTTCAACCTGTTCATGCAAGAGAAATGA